In Quercus robur chromosome 11, dhQueRobu3.1, whole genome shotgun sequence, the sequence atttttcttcaagaatttttttgagggcagctcatgcttcacaattcacatattccacttatgtattggactcctctcattcttcggtcaatgcatcaaggttagggttatttgatttgttcaataaaaattatagatttgttgctttttcttataagtttgtcaattgttgttttgtttatttaattgctgggcctgaatcttttaattaaatcttcaaatttttttaaccttttaaaagttttaatattttaaattttaacatttaaaaggtaactcatatttctctaatatttatatgttgtgtagacattttttttgtagATTATATTTCTCCATTGTGtagtcacataattttttttttttaataaattcttggctcaaaatcttctaattgtttggtttacatatgaatttttaagttcattttttgcaatacatTTAATTGTCTGGCCAATTTCAATAGTAGAAAAGATATAATCATGGAttcccttctttctattgtatttctctattgcgtaattatatatatatatatatatatatatatatatatatatatattgttttatttcaatacttttgaagctttgaatcttctgattttttaaaaaaaaaattttttggccttttggaagttttaacatcataacttttgggttttattttttctattatcagaaattatctagaagatttcaatgaatatcaatggattattctttttgagggtaacccatctttatcttatatttctattcctaacttttttttcctatattttttctttaattgtctgtgtttacgtctcttttgtttttcttatttttactttcataGCGTATGTACATGTTGTGtatgttctttgattctttctttaatgatttttgtgtgagtatgtgtcatcgtatctgggtacttaggcaaaatctataaagactaaagatgctttttttttttttttttttttttttttgtaatgaatcctgtgtttttcatgactttagtgagtcatattcttaatgatcgaaatggttttgtttgacgtggattttgttcatattggtttcaaagtttatttcttggctGATAatatagattgtaatatatttattcatcaaactgtTTTGGTTGAGTTTATTTTCGAAATTGTTTTCAGTGTTGGACATTTTCTTAAAGCTTAttggtatcatatattaaaatactgttaagttgataataataataataataataatatagtttaataaatgtttgaaacttatagctgttaacaaatgttttaactatatgattttattttacaaattcaattttgatgttgtaataaaataaataaagattaaattatatattatactcGATACATTTTCCGTGCATCGCACAAATTAGCGACGGGttgaaaaatatttcaacaaCTTTATGTCCGGGTGCCAAGTTCCACCCCATCCTTTCCTTGCTTACACCACAGTAGTACAGCTACCTAAGCTCCCTAGTAATTAGAAGTTGCAGCACTTTGACTgaaatagaagaaaatgaaCCAAATCAAACCAAATAGTTCaacttttaaaagtaaaaaactgaCTGACTGACCCATCATGAGATATGACAAGCATTGGTCTAAGTGCCTCACCGGTTCCTCCTTGTcctgtaaactttttttttttttttttagatcaaacacattaaggctgtgtttggatGGGTGGAAtatagggaggatggaaaatgggGGAGGGAAAATGGGATGGAAAAGTTAATTTTCCACTGTTTGGAATGAGGGAAAAATCAGAGAGGGTGGAAAACCGGGAGAAACTTTTCTCTCCCGGGCCCACAAAATTCTTCCTCCCAAAACGGGAGGAAAATCAGTGAGGGAAAACTGCATGAGAAGTTATTTTACCAAAATACCCACCCACCTACCCTCATTCATACCCTCACCTACCCAGCTGAAGACTTTTGCCCACAAACCCACTTTCTCTCATCTTCTCATCTCAGCTTCAAACCGTCCAGTGGTCCAGGTACtcctctgttttcttttcttttttcaacgtGATCTATTGTTTCTCATCCTCATTATACTCCTCAttttcttgttgattttttggTTTCGTAtgacattcaattttttttttttttttttcattcgtTTATGTATCATGCACTCATtagtttcattttgtttttttctccaaCCAAGGGTGATTTCCTCTCCAGCCGTGACAGGTATgatcttctccattttttttgctatttgatttttttttttttttttttcgttcttcTCGGAATCTttctccaatatatatatatatatatatatatattttcattcgTTTATCTATCATGCACTCATTAGtttcgttttgtttttttctccaaCCAAAGGGTCTTAAGATCATACCTCTCCAGTCGTGACAGGTATGATCTTCTCCATTTTTGAcgctatttgtttttttttttttttttttttttttttttttttttttttttttttttttcgttcttcCCGGAATCTttctccaatatatatatatatatatattaaattcttttccctttaatatataaagaatCCGTGTAttgattgtttgttttcttCTACTTCGGACTTCGGTGCCTTTCACTCTCACTCACTGCCTCCTCTGCTTCTCGCCTTCTCTGTGCCTCTGCTTCGGACTTCGGTGGTCAGTGGCCGAGGCTCTGTATCTGTACTTGTTATTCGCCTTAAAATTTTCAGTCAGTTCAGTCCACTACTCCACTGGTAACTTCTATTATCAattattctttcaattattagtaTTTAATGAATTATAGGGCATTATAGTTTACATTTTACAGAGCATAGCATTTTAGTTTACATGTGTTCCTGCCTTTGTGTGTGTTCATAGTTGGTGGATTTTATTGTTTGGTATTAGTTGTGATTGTTAGAATCTGTTGGTGTTAAGGATTTCATTTATTAGTGGTTGTGTTTTGCTGAATCCATGTTAATTTTCATCCAAGTTTGCTGAATCCTGTTGGTATTAGTTGTGATTGTTAGAATCCATGTTAATTTCCATCCAAGTTTGTGTGTAATGATAACAGCAAACTTACCCCTCTCCACAGTTTTTATCTTTCTCTGGATTTCCATCACAGAACTCTTGATTTACAGCCTGAGAATACACTCTGCATAGCCTTATCACAGCATCAATGACCGTGTAACTTTTACCACTTAATGCTAACTATAACCCTACAAATGCAATAGATTTTATTCTATCCTTTCTATTCTATCCAATTATCGGTCTCAACATTCTCATTTGTCCATTTCATCCTTACTgttcttgctctctctctcacacacacacacacacacacaaactctAGGCAACATCTTTGTCATATTCCTATTGCTTATGAATGGTTGATACATCATGGGCTTTGCAAGCCTAACATTCTCTCTTTGGATGGAAATTATATAATATGGCTATGAAATTGGTCGTGATTATGGTATATgctaaaaaagaataaaaaaataatacattttttaagGGATAAAACCATATGTAGTTCTAAAAGTTTACACTAATATCCAATTTGATCCCTAGATTTTAGAAAGTAGCAATTAACATTACCTACCAATAATTTGTCTCAGATTAAGAACTTGAGCTTGACATAATTTCTTACATGATTAGTTATgtgtattagttttttttttttttatatatatatatatagtgtttcTTTGGTAGTTATGTTTGGgatgataaaaacaaaacaacaagagTAAGGTGCtttaattagtaattattaTGACCAAtgtattgattattttttacttgtgatGGATATTTGGTAGATGGATAATTCAACTAATTGGGATAATAGTCCACCGGAAGATTTGAGTAAGAGTTGGGAGGAAAATTGTCAAGATCAATTAAGGAATATTCATGAATTGAACAAATTTGGTTTGCAACTTTTGACTGATTGGCAGAGAAGACGAGATGTAGCAATTTTGCAACTTCTTGTACATGTGGTGCATGGAATATGGATGATGGGCATATATTGTAGTCCACGTTATGTGGATAGAGTTCTTACCGAAAGTAGTGCGGAAAGAGAAAATGTTAGGCAAGAATTACTAAGTGAACTTAGATGCAGTAGGAAATGTAGAGACATAATTCGAATGGGGCCTTATGCCTTTGCTAAGTTGTGTGAAATTCTTCGAGGAACTGGCCGTCTTAAAGACACTAGGAATGCTTATATTGAAGAGCAAGTAGCCAAGTTTCTTTACATTTTAGCACATAATGAGAGAATCCGTacggtttcttttttcttccgtCGTTCTAATGAGACCGTAAGCCGTCATTTTCACAATGTGTTGAGAGCAGTCATCTACTTAGAAGATCAGTTCCTTCTACAACCTAATGGAGCAGAGGTTCCCCAACAGATACGAAATAGTCATAGATTTTACCCATACTTTAAGGTAAACATATTTTTAAGCAACTATATGGATTGCtttaatatgaataaaaatttcttgATTTAATAGATTGCTTTAATTCCAGGATTGTGTAGGGGCTATTGATGGGACACATATTCGTGTAAAAGTGTCAGCAAAAGATGCGCCTAGATATCGAGGGAGGAAAGAGTACACAACTCAAAATGTATTGGCAGCATGTGATTTTGACATGAGATTTACATACGTTTTACCGGGATGGGAAGGGACTGCCTCTGACTCGAGGATAATTAAAAACGCTTTAAGTAGGGAAGACAAACTTATAATCCCTAGAGGTAATGTTAAGTTATAAATACAAAGCATactcataaaaaatatagagaattaCTTATATATAGTGAATTacttatataaattattttctt encodes:
- the LOC126704667 gene encoding uncharacterized protein LOC126704667, whose amino-acid sequence is MDNSTNWDNSPPEDLSKSWEENCQDQLRNIHELNKFGLQLLTDWQRRRDVAILQLLVHVVHGIWMMGIYCSPRYVDRVLTESSAERENVRQELLSELRCSRKCRDIIRMGPYAFAKLCEILRGTGRLKDTRNAYIEEQVAKFLYILAHNERIRTVSFFFRRSNETVSRHFHNVLRAVIYLEDQFLLQPNGAEVPQQIRNSHRFYPYFKDCVGAIDGTHIRVKVSAKDAPRYRGRKEYTTQNVLAACDFDMRFTYVLPGWEGTASDSRIIKNALSREDKLIIPRGKYYLVDAGFMLRSGLMAPYRGVRYHLKEYSARGPENVEELFNHRHSSLRNVIERTFGVLKKRFPIISGMTEPFFPVDTVTEIILACCILHNYLMGVDPDERLIAEVDQEISNDDIHNEARNNRNDSDADARRGAILRTSIATRMWNDYVSHDQ